Proteins encoded in a region of the Tripterygium wilfordii isolate XIE 37 chromosome 21, ASM1340144v1, whole genome shotgun sequence genome:
- the LOC119988186 gene encoding ABC transporter I family member 6, chloroplastic-like, which produces MAVLLHQAYCSRPLFSSSSSPSSFVKLRFLHSNSLLFTPAAPPALCLPLNTRRPLKPVKAAISTVDLPETQDAKTERNQPLLEVKDLTAVIAESKQEILKGVNLVVYEGEVHVIMGKNGSGKSTFSKVLVGHPDYEVTGGSVFFKGENLLGLDPEERSLSGLFMSFQSPVEIPGVSNIDFLNMAYNAQRRKLGLPELGPIEFFGYLQPKLELVNMKGDFLNRNVNEGFSGGEKKRNEILQLAVLGADLAILDEIDSGLDVDALKDVSNAANKLLTPKNSLLVITHYLRLLDFIKPTWVHIMEDGIIKKTGDISLAKALEKEGYRGITDS; this is translated from the exons ATGGCCGTTCTATTACACCAGGCGTACTGTTCTCGTCCtctcttttcatcttcttcttctccatcttcGTTTGTTAAGCTTAGATTTTTGCACTCCAATTCTCTCTTATTTACTCCTGCTGCCCCTCCCGCTCTCTGTTTGCCTTTGAACACCCGCCGCCCTCTCAAGCCCGTGAAAGCTGCGATATCGACCGTTGATCTTCCGGAAACCCAGGATGCAAAGACGGAGAGAAATCAGCCCCTTCTCGAAGTCAAAGATTTGACGGCCGTGATTGCAGAATCGAAGCAAGAGATTCTCAAAGGAGTTAACCTTGTCGTGTACGAGGGTGAG GTTCATGTAATCATGGGGAAAAACGGTTCTGGGAAGAGTACATTTTCGAAG GTTCTTGTTGGTCATCCAGATTATGAAGTTACAGGAGGCAGTGTGTTTTTTAAAGGAGAGAACTTACTTGGCTTAGATCCAGAGGAAAGGTCCCTTTCAGGACTTTTTATGAGCTTCCAGTCTCCTGTTGAGATCCCAGGTGTGAGCAATATTGACTTTCTGAATATGGCATACAATGCTCAGCGAAGAAAACTTGGTCTTCCAGAGCTTGGACCAATAGAG TTCTTTGGTTACTTGCAACCCAAACTAGAACTTGTGAACATGAAAGGTGACTTCCTTAATAGAAATGTCAATGAAGGATTTAGTGGTGGTGAAAAGAAGCGTAATGAGATACTCCAACTTGCA GTTCTGGGTGCTGACTTGGCTATCTTGGATGAAATTGATTCTGGGTTGGATGTTGATGCTCTTAAAGATGTGTCAAATGCAGCGAACAAGCTTCTGACTCCCAAGAATTCTCTATTGGTGATCACACATTATCTACGCCTTTTAGACTTCATTAAGCCCACATGGGTCCATATTATG GAGGACGGAATTATTAAGAAGACTGGTGATATTTCCTTAGCTAAAGCTCTTGAGAAGGAAGGGTATAGAGGAATCACTGATTCCTAA
- the LOC119987640 gene encoding proline-, glutamic acid- and leucine-rich protein 1 isoform X1, protein MAAFQHFSNMHDVELKPRLLRSLFKDQVPDEKRPFGSPSDLSRVINLVQTHKLLSESFTETLEEKQVQRWRSAVDEWVERLLALVTSNSPDKCWAGICLLGVTTQECGSDRFSASYTVWFEKLLLHIQQPADSRFVMVASCNSVSDMITRLGRFPNARKDGTSLAGKTMQPMLKLLNGDNSEAIWEAAVHLLCTIITYFPAAVQRHYDSAEAAIAFKILSRKCSADMLKKFACCLALLPKSRGDEDSWFIMMQKILLLVNSQLSDIFQGLEEETRRNEAVKLLVPPGKDPPPPLGGPMLSEEGSLNATKRSDELVISCISALMHSCCEMLTSPYPAQVNVPIRALLALVERVLMVDGSLSRNMLLFMTAMQQELICAELPVLHLSSLELLISIIKGMRSQLLPHAAYIVRLIKEYFKRCVLPDLRIKLYSITEVLLRSMGIGIAIYLAQEVVKNAFADLCPIDEENICTSSNANSSTSSETLGNHSRRKRKHGATESLEKQQIEVETSKKHSTTPISVKVAALKALKALLTEGGAFKSESWRSEVDVLLINVATSSCKGGWAKDSNYVTKSSTWADFQLIALQALLASLLSPTHVRPPHLAQGLELFRRGKQEIGTKLSEFCADALLDLEVLIHPRALPLADFSSAQGKSFDATNRGFSNSEPGASKYSIALPSGMQDIGNGPPDSDDDNLYRSWLENGDYDAPLNDQDENINIVNATETVTVDHAAQPLVVHSSGVEIPGTILGESATASVDVATKRKGDEMIVDSQQLQDYVVQSQEPTSFKGDTTTVVTGDSKAHEMGFTRTTSDNDLNYKDDEMVSTGEEASAPGNNILGKDDGSAPASEDTFTKLSAALKGIIHRSDLGSDLDNEEIPDPILTDPDSEDNLSDK, encoded by the exons ATGGCGGCCTTTCAGCACTTCTCGAACATGCACGACGTCGAACTGAAGCCTCGTCTGCTTCGTTCTTTATTCAAAGACCAAGTCCCGGACGAGAAACGCCCGTTTGGGAGCCCGTCGGACTTGTCTCGAGTGATCAATCTGGTTCAAACCCACAAACTATTATCGGAGTCATTTACCGAAACGCTTGAAGAGAAGCAGGTTCAGCGTTGGAGATCTGCTGTCGACGAATGGGTCGAGCGGCTGCTCGCGCTTGTTACTAGCAACTCG CCAGATAAATGTTGGGCGGGAATCTGTTTGCTGGGGGTGACTACTCAAGAATGCGGTTCCGACCGCTTCTCAGCATCATACACCGTTTGGTTTGAGAAGCTTCTGCTACATATTCAG CAGCCAGCTGATTCTCGATTTGTGATGGTGGCTTCCTGTAATTCAGTATCGGATATGATCACTAG GTTGGGTAGATTTCCAAATGCACGGAAGGATGGGACCTCTCTTGCTGGCAAAACTATGCAGCCAATGTTGAAGCTGCTCAATGGGGATAACTCAGAGGCTATATGG GAGGCTGCTGTTCATTTGCTATGCACCATTATAACTTATTTCCCAGCTGCTGTTCAGCGCCATTATGACAGC GCTGAAGCCGCCAttgcttttaaaattttgtcCCGAAAGTGCAGTGCTGATATGCTGAAG AAATTTGCTTGCTGCCTAGCATTACTTCCTAAATCTAGAGGAGATGAGGACAGCTGGTTCATAATGATGCAAAAAATTTTATTGTTGGTAAACAGTCAACTGAGTGACATATTTCAAGGTTTAGAAGAAG AAACCAGACGTAATGAAGCTGTTAAGCTGTTGGTCCCACCAGGGAAAGATCCCCCACCTCCCTTAGGAGGCCCTATGCTGTCAGAGGAGGGCTCACTCAACGCAACAAAGAGGTCTGACGAATTGGTGATATCCTGCATTTCAGCTCTCATGCATAGCTGCTGTGAAATGCTTACAAGCCCTTATCCTGCTCAG GTAAACGTCCCAATTCGTGCGCTGTTAGCCCTAGTTGAAAGAGTGCTGATGGTGGATGGCTCTTTGTCACGCAATATGCTACTGTTTATGACTGCCATGCAACAAGAGTTAATTTGTGCAGAACTTCCAGTTTTGCATTTGTCCAGTTTGGAACTATTAATCTCTATCATAAAGGGTATGCGCAG TCAGCTTTTGCCACATGCTGCATACATTGTGAGACTCATAAAAGAGTATTTCAAAAGATGTGTCTTGCCAGATTTAAGGATAAAGCTCTATTCAATCACAGAGGTTTTACTGAGATCCATGGGTATTG GAATAGCAATATATCTTGCACAAGAAGTTGTCAAAAATGCATTTGCTGATTTATGTCCAATAGATGAGGAAAATATTTGTACCTCTTCCAATGCCAACTCCAGCACCTCCTCTGAGACATTGGGGAATCATAGCCGTAGAAAAAGGAAACATGGTGCAACTGAATCTCTTGAGAAACAGCAGATAGAAGTGGAAACATCCAAGAAGCATTCAACAACTCCTATTTCAGTAAAAGTAGCTGCACTCAAGGCTTTAAAAGCTCTTCTTACCGAG GGTGGTGCTTTTAAGTCTGAATCCTGGCGGTCAGAAGTTGATGTTCTTTTGATTAATGTAGCAACATCTTCGTGCAAAGGAGGATGGGCCAAAGACAGCAATTATGTTACAAAATCATCAACGTGGGCAGATTTTCAGCTCATAGCTTTACAAGCACTTTTGGCGTCTCTACTTTCCCCTACTCACGTTCGCCCCCCACACTTAGCCCAGGGTCTCGAGCTTTTTCGTAGAG GTAAGCAAGAAATTGGGACAAAGCTTTCTGAGTTCTGTGCCGACGCGCTCCTAGACCTGGAGGTGCTAATACATCCAAGGGCCCTTCCACTTGCTGATTTCTCTTCTGCACAAGGCAAATCATTTGATGCAACTAATCGAGGATTCTCCAATTCTGAACCTGGTGCTTCCAAGTACAGCATAGCACTTCCAAGTGGCATGCAAGATATAGGAAATGGTCCTCCTGATTCAGATGATGATAATTTGTATCGCAGCTGGCTAGAGAATGGCGATTATGATGCCCCATTGAATGACCAGGATGAGAATATAAATATCGTGAACGCAACTGAAACTGTAACAGTTGATCATGCAGCGCAGCCATTGGTGGTTCATTCATCTGGTGTGGAAATTCCTGGGACAATTTTGGGGGAGTCAGCAACTGCAAGTGTGGATGTGGCTACGAAAAGAAAAGGGGATGAAATGATTGTCGATTCTCAGCAATTGCAAGATTATGTGGTTCAATCTCAGGAACCTACGTCTTTCAAAGGTGACACAACTACTGTAGTTACTGGAGACAGTAAAGCTCATGAAATGGGATTTACAAGAACAACTTCAGACAATGACCTAAATTATAAGGATGATGAAATGGTATCAACTGGTGAGGAAGCCTCTGCACCAGGTAACAATATTTTGGGTAAAGATGATGGGTCTGCCCCGGCAAGTGAAGATACTTTCACAAAATTATCTGCTGCTCTAAAAGGCATAATACATAGGTCGGACTTGGGTAGCGACTTAGACAATGAAGAAATCCCCGATCCTATATTAACCGATCCAGATTCTGAGGATAATTTAAGCGACAAATGA
- the LOC119987640 gene encoding proline-, glutamic acid- and leucine-rich protein 1 isoform X2 encodes MAAFQHFSNMHDVELKPRLLRSLFKDQVPDEKRPFGSPSDLSRVINLVQTHKLLSESFTETLEEKQVQRWRSAVDEWVERLLALVTSNSPDKCWAGICLLGVTTQECGSDRFSASYTVWFEKLLLHIQPADSRFVMVASCNSVSDMITRLGRFPNARKDGTSLAGKTMQPMLKLLNGDNSEAIWEAAVHLLCTIITYFPAAVQRHYDSAEAAIAFKILSRKCSADMLKKFACCLALLPKSRGDEDSWFIMMQKILLLVNSQLSDIFQGLEEETRRNEAVKLLVPPGKDPPPPLGGPMLSEEGSLNATKRSDELVISCISALMHSCCEMLTSPYPAQVNVPIRALLALVERVLMVDGSLSRNMLLFMTAMQQELICAELPVLHLSSLELLISIIKGMRSQLLPHAAYIVRLIKEYFKRCVLPDLRIKLYSITEVLLRSMGIGIAIYLAQEVVKNAFADLCPIDEENICTSSNANSSTSSETLGNHSRRKRKHGATESLEKQQIEVETSKKHSTTPISVKVAALKALKALLTEGGAFKSESWRSEVDVLLINVATSSCKGGWAKDSNYVTKSSTWADFQLIALQALLASLLSPTHVRPPHLAQGLELFRRGKQEIGTKLSEFCADALLDLEVLIHPRALPLADFSSAQGKSFDATNRGFSNSEPGASKYSIALPSGMQDIGNGPPDSDDDNLYRSWLENGDYDAPLNDQDENINIVNATETVTVDHAAQPLVVHSSGVEIPGTILGESATASVDVATKRKGDEMIVDSQQLQDYVVQSQEPTSFKGDTTTVVTGDSKAHEMGFTRTTSDNDLNYKDDEMVSTGEEASAPGNNILGKDDGSAPASEDTFTKLSAALKGIIHRSDLGSDLDNEEIPDPILTDPDSEDNLSDK; translated from the exons ATGGCGGCCTTTCAGCACTTCTCGAACATGCACGACGTCGAACTGAAGCCTCGTCTGCTTCGTTCTTTATTCAAAGACCAAGTCCCGGACGAGAAACGCCCGTTTGGGAGCCCGTCGGACTTGTCTCGAGTGATCAATCTGGTTCAAACCCACAAACTATTATCGGAGTCATTTACCGAAACGCTTGAAGAGAAGCAGGTTCAGCGTTGGAGATCTGCTGTCGACGAATGGGTCGAGCGGCTGCTCGCGCTTGTTACTAGCAACTCG CCAGATAAATGTTGGGCGGGAATCTGTTTGCTGGGGGTGACTACTCAAGAATGCGGTTCCGACCGCTTCTCAGCATCATACACCGTTTGGTTTGAGAAGCTTCTGCTACATATTCAG CCAGCTGATTCTCGATTTGTGATGGTGGCTTCCTGTAATTCAGTATCGGATATGATCACTAG GTTGGGTAGATTTCCAAATGCACGGAAGGATGGGACCTCTCTTGCTGGCAAAACTATGCAGCCAATGTTGAAGCTGCTCAATGGGGATAACTCAGAGGCTATATGG GAGGCTGCTGTTCATTTGCTATGCACCATTATAACTTATTTCCCAGCTGCTGTTCAGCGCCATTATGACAGC GCTGAAGCCGCCAttgcttttaaaattttgtcCCGAAAGTGCAGTGCTGATATGCTGAAG AAATTTGCTTGCTGCCTAGCATTACTTCCTAAATCTAGAGGAGATGAGGACAGCTGGTTCATAATGATGCAAAAAATTTTATTGTTGGTAAACAGTCAACTGAGTGACATATTTCAAGGTTTAGAAGAAG AAACCAGACGTAATGAAGCTGTTAAGCTGTTGGTCCCACCAGGGAAAGATCCCCCACCTCCCTTAGGAGGCCCTATGCTGTCAGAGGAGGGCTCACTCAACGCAACAAAGAGGTCTGACGAATTGGTGATATCCTGCATTTCAGCTCTCATGCATAGCTGCTGTGAAATGCTTACAAGCCCTTATCCTGCTCAG GTAAACGTCCCAATTCGTGCGCTGTTAGCCCTAGTTGAAAGAGTGCTGATGGTGGATGGCTCTTTGTCACGCAATATGCTACTGTTTATGACTGCCATGCAACAAGAGTTAATTTGTGCAGAACTTCCAGTTTTGCATTTGTCCAGTTTGGAACTATTAATCTCTATCATAAAGGGTATGCGCAG TCAGCTTTTGCCACATGCTGCATACATTGTGAGACTCATAAAAGAGTATTTCAAAAGATGTGTCTTGCCAGATTTAAGGATAAAGCTCTATTCAATCACAGAGGTTTTACTGAGATCCATGGGTATTG GAATAGCAATATATCTTGCACAAGAAGTTGTCAAAAATGCATTTGCTGATTTATGTCCAATAGATGAGGAAAATATTTGTACCTCTTCCAATGCCAACTCCAGCACCTCCTCTGAGACATTGGGGAATCATAGCCGTAGAAAAAGGAAACATGGTGCAACTGAATCTCTTGAGAAACAGCAGATAGAAGTGGAAACATCCAAGAAGCATTCAACAACTCCTATTTCAGTAAAAGTAGCTGCACTCAAGGCTTTAAAAGCTCTTCTTACCGAG GGTGGTGCTTTTAAGTCTGAATCCTGGCGGTCAGAAGTTGATGTTCTTTTGATTAATGTAGCAACATCTTCGTGCAAAGGAGGATGGGCCAAAGACAGCAATTATGTTACAAAATCATCAACGTGGGCAGATTTTCAGCTCATAGCTTTACAAGCACTTTTGGCGTCTCTACTTTCCCCTACTCACGTTCGCCCCCCACACTTAGCCCAGGGTCTCGAGCTTTTTCGTAGAG GTAAGCAAGAAATTGGGACAAAGCTTTCTGAGTTCTGTGCCGACGCGCTCCTAGACCTGGAGGTGCTAATACATCCAAGGGCCCTTCCACTTGCTGATTTCTCTTCTGCACAAGGCAAATCATTTGATGCAACTAATCGAGGATTCTCCAATTCTGAACCTGGTGCTTCCAAGTACAGCATAGCACTTCCAAGTGGCATGCAAGATATAGGAAATGGTCCTCCTGATTCAGATGATGATAATTTGTATCGCAGCTGGCTAGAGAATGGCGATTATGATGCCCCATTGAATGACCAGGATGAGAATATAAATATCGTGAACGCAACTGAAACTGTAACAGTTGATCATGCAGCGCAGCCATTGGTGGTTCATTCATCTGGTGTGGAAATTCCTGGGACAATTTTGGGGGAGTCAGCAACTGCAAGTGTGGATGTGGCTACGAAAAGAAAAGGGGATGAAATGATTGTCGATTCTCAGCAATTGCAAGATTATGTGGTTCAATCTCAGGAACCTACGTCTTTCAAAGGTGACACAACTACTGTAGTTACTGGAGACAGTAAAGCTCATGAAATGGGATTTACAAGAACAACTTCAGACAATGACCTAAATTATAAGGATGATGAAATGGTATCAACTGGTGAGGAAGCCTCTGCACCAGGTAACAATATTTTGGGTAAAGATGATGGGTCTGCCCCGGCAAGTGAAGATACTTTCACAAAATTATCTGCTGCTCTAAAAGGCATAATACATAGGTCGGACTTGGGTAGCGACTTAGACAATGAAGAAATCCCCGATCCTATATTAACCGATCCAGATTCTGAGGATAATTTAAGCGACAAATGA